A region from the Acidobacteriota bacterium genome encodes:
- a CDS encoding glycosyltransferase family 4 protein, with protein MRIILDYRPALRERTGVGEYVHELARALVEVTRARPDDRVVVFSSSWKDRFEAADLPGVEAVDARVPVRVLNCAWHRAGWPPIEALAGPADIAHSAHPLLMPARRAAQVITIHDLDFLSHPERTQREIRRDYPRFAREHAQRADLVVVSSQVTAAEVTRILGVPDERVALVPAGAPAWEPRAQTPVSGYFLFIGTLEPRKNIGALLAAYTRLLDRLPGAPPLHLAGKILDSSAAWLAQIGRPPLKDRVVRLGYVSPPQKRQLYEGALALLIPSLHEGFGLTALEAMTAGVPVIASRRGSLPEVLGDAALFVDPEDEQSIAHAMWRLATDSARGRALAEAGRARAGAFSWTRSAEALRRAYDAALRRRRERA; from the coding sequence TTGCGGATCATCCTGGATTACCGGCCGGCCCTGCGGGAGCGCACGGGGGTCGGCGAATATGTCCACGAGTTGGCCCGGGCGCTGGTCGAGGTGACGCGGGCTCGACCCGACGATCGCGTCGTCGTGTTCTCGAGCTCGTGGAAGGATCGGTTCGAGGCAGCGGATCTGCCCGGCGTCGAGGCGGTGGATGCCCGCGTCCCGGTACGCGTGCTCAACTGCGCGTGGCACCGCGCCGGATGGCCGCCCATCGAAGCGCTTGCGGGGCCGGCGGACATCGCGCATTCGGCGCACCCGCTGCTGATGCCGGCGCGGCGCGCCGCGCAGGTGATCACGATTCACGACCTTGACTTCCTGAGCCATCCGGAGCGAACGCAGCGGGAGATCCGCCGGGACTATCCCCGGTTCGCGCGGGAGCATGCGCAGCGCGCCGACCTGGTGGTGGTCTCGTCGCAGGTGACCGCGGCCGAGGTGACGCGCATTCTCGGCGTGCCGGACGAACGCGTCGCCCTCGTGCCGGCCGGCGCTCCGGCGTGGGAGCCGCGCGCGCAGACGCCCGTTTCCGGCTACTTCCTGTTCATCGGGACTCTCGAGCCGCGCAAGAACATCGGCGCGCTGCTGGCCGCCTACACGCGGCTGCTCGACCGGCTGCCTGGCGCACCCCCGCTGCACCTGGCCGGAAAGATCCTGGATTCGTCGGCCGCCTGGCTCGCCCAGATTGGACGTCCACCGCTGAAGGATCGCGTGGTCCGGCTGGGATACGTCTCGCCGCCACAGAAACGCCAGCTTTACGAAGGGGCGCTCGCGCTCCTCATCCCGTCACTGCACGAGGGCTTTGGCCTCACGGCGCTCGAAGCGATGACGGCCGGGGTGCCCGTCATCGCGTCGCGTCGCGGCTCGCTCCCCGAGGTCCTCGGCGATGCCGCCCTGTTTGTGGACCCTGAGGACGAGCAGTCGATTGCCCACGCGATGTGGCGTCTCGCGACGGATTCAGCGCGGGGGCGCGCGCTCGCTGAAGCCGGCCGTGCGCGCGCCGGGGCGTTTTCCTGGACGCGCTCGGCGGAGGCCCTCAGGCGCGCATACGACGCGGCCCTGCGGCGCCGGCGGGAGAGGGCATGA
- a CDS encoding glycosyltransferase family 4 protein: MKVLVDARELAGRPTGVGRYLREILRRWNAPHVASLHEIVLCAHDLRNAGELGFRMIETGHGPAGTWWEQRTLARIAAGERPAVLFCPAYTAPLGARVPIVVTIHDVSFVAHPEWFTFREGTRRRLLTRATARRAAAILTVSEFSASEISQAFGVPADRIHVVRHGVPRPRPPAVPIAREPMVLFVGSVFTRRHVPELMAALRGVLPHVRDARLVVVGENRTQPRQDLRALAASLEIEHAVELADYVSDERLNDLYARARVFAFVSDYEGFGLTPLEALASGVPPIVADTAIAHETCGRAAVFVKPGDVHALALAIRTLLTDDRARLRVFEAAPAVLTRYSWDRAAEDTLQVLERVARR, translated from the coding sequence ATGAAGGTCCTCGTTGATGCGCGCGAGCTGGCGGGCCGCCCCACCGGAGTGGGTCGCTACTTGCGCGAGATTCTCCGGCGCTGGAATGCGCCGCACGTCGCCTCGCTGCATGAGATCGTGCTGTGCGCTCACGACCTTCGGAACGCCGGCGAGCTCGGGTTCAGGATGATCGAAACGGGGCACGGGCCGGCGGGCACCTGGTGGGAGCAGCGCACGCTGGCGCGCATCGCGGCGGGCGAGCGGCCCGCGGTCCTCTTCTGTCCCGCCTACACGGCGCCACTCGGCGCACGGGTGCCGATCGTGGTGACGATTCACGACGTGTCGTTTGTGGCACACCCCGAGTGGTTCACGTTCCGCGAGGGGACGCGGCGCCGGCTGCTGACCCGCGCGACCGCCCGGCGCGCTGCCGCGATCCTCACCGTGTCCGAGTTCTCCGCCTCGGAGATTTCGCAGGCCTTCGGCGTTCCAGCGGACCGCATCCACGTGGTGCGCCACGGTGTGCCGCGCCCGCGCCCGCCGGCGGTTCCAATCGCTCGCGAACCCATGGTGCTGTTTGTCGGGTCGGTGTTCACCAGGCGGCATGTTCCCGAGCTGATGGCGGCCCTCCGCGGCGTGCTGCCCCACGTGCGCGACGCGCGCCTGGTTGTTGTCGGCGAGAACCGGACCCAGCCGCGCCAGGATCTTCGGGCGCTCGCCGCCAGCCTGGAGATCGAGCATGCCGTGGAGCTCGCCGATTACGTCAGCGACGAGCGGTTGAACGACTTGTACGCGCGCGCGCGGGTGTTCGCGTTCGTTTCAGACTATGAGGGGTTTGGACTGACGCCGCTTGAAGCGCTCGCCTCAGGAGTCCCGCCGATCGTCGCCGATACCGCCATCGCGCACGAGACGTGTGGCCGCGCGGCGGTGTTCGTGAAGCCTGGCGATGTTCACGCGCTCGCGCTGGCCATCCGGACGTTGCTGACCGATGACCGGGCGCGGCTGCGGGTGTTCGAAGCGGCCCCCGCCGTACTAACCCGCTACTCCTGGGACCGCGCCGCCGAGGACACCCTGCAGGTCCTCGAAAGGGTCGCGCGCCGATGA
- a CDS encoding glycosyltransferase family 2 protein, with protein MREDLAACLESLFAHPPAVPHEIVVVDNASSDDSVAMVRSRFPQVKVVALAENRGFAAANNVGIRETAPGNSRWVLLLNSDAIVPEGALDRLVGRAEAVPGVGVAGPRLVDAQGRPELSFGPMPGPINEARQKRLGTAAARGAAWAVREVERRTSVEHFPDWVTGACLLVRRADAVDAGLLDERYFMYLEDADFCAAVRRLGRRVLFTPVATVTHLRGRSRAKSPHLVEAGYRRSQLAFYRKHHPYWTWLLQLYRGVRSRILTFFVG; from the coding sequence GTGCGGGAGGATCTCGCGGCCTGCCTCGAGTCCCTCTTCGCGCATCCGCCTGCCGTTCCCCACGAGATCGTCGTGGTCGACAACGCTTCCTCCGACGACTCGGTGGCGATGGTGCGGTCCCGGTTTCCGCAAGTGAAGGTGGTGGCGCTCGCCGAGAACCGCGGTTTTGCCGCGGCCAACAACGTGGGAATCCGCGAAACCGCCCCGGGAAACAGCCGCTGGGTCCTGCTGCTGAACAGCGACGCCATCGTGCCGGAAGGTGCGCTCGACCGCCTGGTCGGCCGCGCCGAAGCCGTTCCGGGCGTCGGGGTCGCTGGGCCGAGGCTGGTTGATGCGCAGGGACGGCCGGAGCTGTCCTTCGGGCCGATGCCTGGCCCCATCAACGAAGCGCGGCAGAAGCGGCTTGGGACGGCGGCGGCGCGAGGCGCCGCCTGGGCAGTGCGCGAGGTGGAACGGCGGACCTCGGTCGAGCACTTTCCCGACTGGGTGACGGGTGCGTGCCTGCTGGTGCGCCGGGCCGACGCGGTGGACGCCGGGCTGCTCGACGAGCGGTACTTCATGTATCTGGAGGATGCGGACTTCTGCGCGGCCGTGAGGCGTCTCGGCCGCCGCGTCCTCTTCACCCCCGTGGCCACCGTGACACACCTGCGGGGCCGTTCTCGCGCAAAATCACCACATCTGGTCGAAGCTGGCTACCGCCGGAGCCAACTGGCCTTCTATCGTAAACATCACCCGTATTGGACTTGGCTGTTGCAGCTGTATCGTGGGGTCAGATCCAGAATTCTAACTTTTTTCGTGGGTTGA
- a CDS encoding glycosyltransferase family 4 protein: MRIAIDARKLHDYGIGTYVRNILKQLALQDRTNEYVLICRPDHCAMARDLGPNFTAVPDASRPYSVAEQFSVPLDLRRHKVDLLHEPHYVLPPFVPCRAVVTIHDCIHLRFPQYLPHRKLAHAYARMFLWTATHQAERIITVSETSKRDILQYFRIPPDKIEVIYNGIDDRFWTRPTDDEMERVRERYQLTGQFLLYAGNIKPHKNLERLIEAFHQLRREGFDDLKLLIIGDEISKYATLRRTVHRYKLHQHVRFFGFVPDHTLAALYRLAAVFVFPSLYEGFGLPPLEAMASGTPVVTSNVSSMPEVTGDAALLIDPYDAEAIAAGIKTVLTDDSLRVGLRERGFKRAREFSWSRSAERVRAIYDEVGSR, translated from the coding sequence ATGCGAATCGCGATCGACGCGCGCAAGCTCCACGACTATGGCATCGGCACGTACGTGCGCAACATCCTCAAGCAGCTCGCGCTGCAGGACCGCACGAACGAGTACGTCCTGATCTGCCGGCCGGACCACTGCGCGATGGCGCGCGACCTCGGCCCGAACTTCACCGCCGTGCCGGACGCCTCGCGTCCCTACTCGGTCGCCGAGCAGTTCAGCGTCCCGCTCGACCTGCGCCGCCACAAGGTGGACCTGCTTCACGAGCCCCACTACGTGCTGCCCCCCTTCGTGCCGTGCCGCGCCGTCGTCACGATCCACGACTGCATCCACCTGCGGTTTCCCCAGTACCTGCCCCACCGGAAGCTCGCGCACGCATACGCGCGAATGTTTCTCTGGACGGCCACGCACCAGGCGGAACGGATCATCACCGTCTCGGAAACGTCCAAGCGCGACATCCTCCAGTACTTCCGGATCCCGCCGGACAAGATCGAGGTCATTTACAACGGCATCGACGACCGGTTCTGGACCCGCCCGACCGACGACGAGATGGAGCGCGTCCGCGAACGGTACCAGCTCACCGGCCAGTTCCTGCTGTACGCGGGAAACATCAAGCCGCACAAGAATCTCGAACGGCTCATCGAGGCGTTTCATCAGCTTCGCCGCGAGGGCTTCGACGATCTCAAGCTGCTGATCATCGGCGACGAGATCTCCAAGTACGCCACGCTCCGCCGCACGGTGCACCGGTACAAGCTGCACCAGCACGTCCGGTTCTTCGGCTTCGTGCCCGACCACACGCTCGCCGCGCTCTATCGCCTCGCCGCCGTGTTCGTGTTCCCATCGCTGTATGAAGGGTTCGGGTTGCCGCCACTCGAAGCGATGGCGAGCGGCACGCCGGTCGTCACGTCGAACGTCTCCTCCATGCCGGAAGTCACCGGCGACGCCGCACTCCTGATCGATCCGTACGACGCCGAAGCGATCGCGGCCGGCATCAAGACGGTGCTCACAGACGATTCGCTTCGCGTCGGCCTGCGGGAGCGCGGTTTCAAGCGGGCGCGGGAGTTCTCGTGGTCGCGATCGGCCGAGCGGGTGCGCGCGATCTACGACGAGGTGGGGTCCAGGTAA
- a CDS encoding glycosyltransferase encodes MPQVALIHDWLTGMRGGEYVLEALCGMFPEADVFTLLHDRGSVSPVIERRVRRTSVVQRLPAASRLYRHYLPVFPFAIEQFDLDGYDLIISSSHCAAKAVVRPGRATHVCYCHSPMRYAWDQFDAYFGEQRMGRVPMRLLRRYMRRLSRWDADTSARVDRFVANSRHVAARIARYYGRAATVVHPPVNTDFFTPDARLADNYLLVVSALVPYKRLDLAIAAADALQMPLKIVGRGPELSRLRRLASPRIEFLGSLTNDDIRTLYRGAVALVMPGEEDFGMVPVEAQACGCPVVALARGGALETVQDGVTGVLVPDASVTAFAAGLRRVAAMDVDAGTLRAHALRFSTEHFVRGMTAAVQDSLN; translated from the coding sequence ATGCCACAGGTCGCGCTGATCCACGACTGGCTGACCGGGATGCGGGGCGGCGAGTACGTGCTCGAGGCGCTTTGCGGCATGTTCCCCGAGGCGGACGTCTTCACGCTGTTGCACGATCGCGGCAGCGTCTCACCGGTCATCGAGCGGCGCGTCCGCCGGACCTCGGTCGTCCAGCGCCTTCCCGCCGCCTCTCGCCTGTACCGGCATTATCTGCCGGTCTTTCCGTTCGCGATCGAGCAGTTCGACCTCGACGGCTACGATCTCATCATCAGCAGCAGCCACTGCGCCGCCAAGGCGGTCGTGCGGCCCGGGCGCGCCACCCATGTCTGCTACTGCCACTCGCCGATGCGGTATGCCTGGGACCAGTTCGACGCGTATTTCGGCGAGCAACGCATGGGGCGCGTCCCCATGCGCCTGCTCCGGCGCTACATGCGGCGGCTGTCGCGCTGGGACGCGGACACCTCGGCGCGCGTCGACCGGTTTGTCGCGAACTCCCGGCACGTCGCCGCCCGCATCGCTCGCTACTACGGACGGGCGGCGACCGTCGTGCACCCGCCGGTCAACACCGACTTCTTCACGCCCGACGCCCGATTAGCCGATAATTACCTGTTGGTGGTGTCCGCGCTGGTGCCGTATAAGAGGCTCGACCTGGCCATCGCGGCCGCCGACGCCCTCCAGATGCCGCTCAAAATCGTCGGGCGGGGTCCGGAGCTGTCCCGGCTGCGCCGGCTGGCGTCCCCACGCATCGAATTCCTGGGTTCGCTGACGAACGACGACATCCGCACGCTCTACCGCGGGGCCGTGGCGCTCGTGATGCCAGGCGAGGAGGATTTCGGGATGGTGCCGGTCGAGGCGCAGGCGTGCGGGTGCCCCGTGGTCGCGCTCGCCCGCGGAGGGGCGCTCGAAACGGTGCAGGACGGCGTCACCGGCGTGCTCGTGCCGGACGCGTCGGTGACGGCCTTCGCCGCCGGCCTCCGCCGCGTCGCCGCGATGGACGTCGACGCCGGAACGCTGCGCGCGCACGCGCTGCGATTCTCCACGGAACACTTCGTCCGCGGCATGACCGCCGCGGTCCAGGATTCGCTGAACTGA
- a CDS encoding undecaprenyl-phosphate glucose phosphotransferase yields MVRRQNRLLVTLHILADALLGMLAFAAAYYIRFDSGLIPLTKGRPPFGNYLQVMPFIGMLVPLAFQLHGVYRLRRGRSRVDDFFGVFIGTVLAVVLGIVGTLYFQAYYVSDVNKDRGVYEISQLVWALFLTLTVLFTFGSRVVVRELLQRRWRAGIGLKRVLIAGAGELGRLVADKVIEHRELGYLIVGFVDDRAVGDHIGYRGLPLLGTLADVGEILQRERVDQVYVALPLEEHVKMLTIIDQTSREVVDVRVIPDLLQFIAIRARLEDLDGIPMIAINDVPLQGFNSVLKRMTDIAISAAALAVLAIPMAIIAAIVKLTSEGPVFYRQERMGLDGKAFTVYKYRSMYAGAEDTSGPVWARDDDPRATPIGRHLRRFDLDELPQFWNVFKGDMSIVGPRPERPYFVDQFKQRIPQYMLRHKVKAGITGWAQVNGWRGNTSLEKRIEYDLYYIENWSVALDLKIIWLTVLRGFGKQAFE; encoded by the coding sequence ATGGTCCGACGCCAGAACCGCCTGCTCGTCACGCTGCACATCCTCGCCGACGCCCTGCTGGGGATGCTGGCGTTCGCGGCGGCGTATTACATCCGGTTCGATTCGGGCCTGATCCCGCTCACGAAGGGACGCCCCCCGTTCGGCAACTACCTCCAGGTCATGCCGTTCATCGGCATGCTGGTCCCGCTGGCCTTCCAGCTCCACGGCGTCTATCGGCTGCGCCGCGGACGGTCGCGCGTCGACGACTTCTTCGGCGTCTTCATCGGCACCGTCCTCGCCGTCGTTCTCGGCATCGTCGGCACGTTGTACTTCCAGGCGTATTACGTGTCGGACGTCAACAAGGACCGGGGCGTCTACGAGATCTCGCAGCTGGTCTGGGCCCTGTTCCTGACCCTGACGGTCCTCTTCACGTTCGGGTCGCGCGTGGTGGTGCGCGAGCTGCTCCAGCGCCGGTGGCGCGCCGGGATCGGGCTGAAACGCGTGCTCATTGCGGGCGCCGGAGAGCTCGGCCGCCTCGTCGCCGACAAGGTCATCGAGCACCGGGAGCTCGGGTATCTCATCGTCGGGTTCGTGGACGACCGCGCGGTGGGCGATCACATCGGCTATCGCGGCCTGCCACTGCTCGGCACGCTGGCCGACGTGGGCGAGATCCTGCAGCGCGAGCGCGTCGACCAGGTGTATGTCGCGCTCCCGCTCGAAGAGCACGTCAAGATGCTGACGATCATCGACCAGACGAGCCGCGAGGTGGTCGACGTCCGCGTCATCCCCGACCTGCTGCAGTTCATCGCGATCCGCGCCAGGCTCGAGGACCTCGACGGCATCCCGATGATCGCGATCAACGACGTCCCGCTCCAGGGCTTCAACTCGGTCCTGAAGCGCATGACCGACATCGCGATCTCCGCCGCGGCGCTTGCCGTGCTCGCCATCCCGATGGCGATCATCGCCGCCATCGTGAAGCTCACCTCCGAGGGCCCGGTCTTCTACCGGCAGGAGCGCATGGGGCTCGACGGCAAGGCGTTCACCGTCTACAAGTACCGCTCGATGTACGCGGGCGCCGAAGACACGTCCGGCCCTGTCTGGGCGCGCGACGACGACCCGCGCGCGACGCCGATCGGCCGTCACCTGCGGCGCTTCGATCTGGACGAGCTGCCGCAGTTCTGGAACGTGTTCAAGGGAGACATGTCGATCGTCGGCCCGCGGCCCGAGCGCCCGTATTTCGTCGATCAGTTCAAGCAGCGGATCCCGCAGTACATGCTGCGACACAAGGTGAAGGCGGGCATCACCGGCTGGGCGCAGGTCAACGGCTGGCGCGGCAACACGTCGCTCGAGAAACGCATCGAGTACGACCTGTATTACATCGAGAACTGGTCGGTTGCGCTCGACCTCAAGATCATCTGGCTCACCGTCCTGCGCGGGTTCGGCAAGCAGGCCTTCGAATGA
- a CDS encoding SDR family oxidoreductase, whose translation MTHGKRVVITGVAGFIGSHLADALLARGYSVVGVDNLLTGDLANIAHLANKDFLFIKHDVTNYIYIDGPVHYVLHWASPASPIDYLEHPIPTLKVGALGTHKALGLAKAKGASFMLASTSEVYGDPLEHPQTESYWGNVNPIGPRGVYDEAKRFAEAMTVAYHRYHGLDTKIVRIFNTYGPRMRINDGRAVPTFIAQALRNEDITVFGSGSQTRSFCYISDLVDGLIRLMLSGENEPVNIGNPHEMTIEQIAITIVRMTGSSSRIVHMPLPEDDPKVRKPDITRARTLLGWEPKVGLEEGLTATIEYFRKKLG comes from the coding sequence ATGACACACGGCAAACGGGTCGTCATCACCGGTGTCGCAGGCTTCATCGGCTCGCACCTGGCGGATGCCCTCCTCGCACGAGGCTACTCGGTCGTCGGGGTCGACAACCTGCTCACGGGCGATCTGGCGAACATCGCGCACCTGGCGAACAAGGATTTCCTGTTCATCAAGCACGACGTCACGAACTACATCTACATCGACGGCCCGGTCCATTACGTGCTGCACTGGGCGAGCCCGGCCAGCCCGATCGACTACCTCGAGCATCCCATCCCGACGCTGAAGGTCGGCGCGCTCGGCACGCACAAGGCGCTCGGCCTCGCGAAGGCGAAGGGGGCGTCGTTCATGCTCGCGTCCACGTCGGAGGTGTACGGCGACCCGCTCGAGCATCCGCAGACGGAGAGCTACTGGGGCAACGTGAACCCGATCGGGCCGCGCGGCGTCTACGACGAGGCGAAGCGCTTTGCGGAAGCGATGACGGTCGCGTATCACCGGTACCACGGGCTGGACACGAAGATCGTCCGGATCTTCAACACGTACGGGCCTCGCATGCGGATCAATGACGGCCGTGCGGTCCCCACGTTCATCGCCCAGGCGCTCCGGAACGAGGACATCACGGTCTTCGGGAGCGGATCGCAGACGCGCAGCTTCTGCTACATCAGCGATCTCGTGGACGGACTGATCCGGCTGATGCTGTCCGGCGAGAACGAGCCGGTCAACATCGGCAACCCGCACGAGATGACCATCGAGCAGATCGCCATCACGATCGTGCGCATGACCGGATCGTCGAGCCGGATCGTCCACATGCCGCTGCCGGAAGACGACCCCAAGGTCCGAAAGCCCGACATCACCCGCGCACGCACCCTGCTCGGCTGGGAGCCGAAGGTGGGGCTGGAAGAGGGGCTCACCGCCACGATCGAGTATTTCAGGAAGAAACTCGGATAG
- a CDS encoding CDP-alcohol phosphatidyltransferase family protein, with product MTSTLTAANQLTLLRMALIPAFVIFLLYGYSGWGLVTLVAAGITDGLDGLIARRTGQKTTLGAWLDPMADKLLLVTMFVMLTLPGLGFPNRLPIWLTVLVISRDVAIVLSVAVVNFAIGPRTFHPSIWGKLATATYIVTGVVTLTFNYLNRPSPLVAACIYASLVVTIVSGVHYVRHGIHIINQQS from the coding sequence ATGACGAGCACGCTGACGGCCGCCAATCAGCTCACGCTGCTGCGGATGGCCCTCATCCCCGCCTTCGTCATCTTTCTTCTGTACGGCTACAGCGGGTGGGGGCTCGTCACCCTGGTGGCTGCCGGCATCACCGACGGACTCGATGGCCTCATCGCGCGCCGCACGGGCCAGAAGACCACGCTCGGGGCCTGGCTCGACCCGATGGCCGACAAGCTTCTGCTGGTGACGATGTTCGTGATGCTGACGCTGCCGGGCCTCGGGTTTCCCAACCGGCTGCCGATCTGGCTGACGGTCCTCGTCATCAGCCGGGATGTGGCGATCGTGCTGTCGGTCGCCGTCGTGAATTTCGCGATCGGCCCCCGCACGTTCCACCCGTCGATCTGGGGCAAGCTCGCCACCGCCACCTACATCGTCACCGGGGTGGTCACGCTCACCTTCAACTACCTCAATCGCCCGTCGCCGCTCGTGGCGGCGTGCATTTACGCGTCGCTGGTCGTCACCATCGTGTCGGGCGTCCACTACGTCCGCCACGGGATCCACATCATCAACCAGCAGAGCTGA
- a CDS encoding tetratricopeptide repeat protein, whose protein sequence is MDRSLVTAALLLAMAAACAPKTAAPVAAAPRYPSFIFPGVPGILAQQPALVARHDGAWRFLQAGDLRAAEREFAWVTGQLPTFFPSQVGLGYVALARRDYREALERFELGLVVAPNYPSGLVGRGEALLGLGRQAEAIVNFEAATAADPSLTELRARVESLRFRNLEDQVASARRARDAGRFDEAATAYERALAASPESGFLYRELAMVEQRRGRLEPALAHAQKAIELDPSDVRARVLAGEVLESQRQFTAAIAEYEAAAAVEPSDELARRMERARERAALAELPPEFQNIQAEPMITRAQLAALIGVRLNDLLEQATRRETPVMTDTRGSWAAPWIMAVVRAGIMDPYPNHTFQPGAYIRRNDLAMAISRLLGTVGTANPRALERWRAARPKFDDLPATHLIYPAAALAVAAGVLPAIDGNTFQPGRAVSGAEALASLERLDALWRDGTRRR, encoded by the coding sequence GTGGATCGTTCTCTCGTCACGGCCGCGCTGCTGCTTGCCATGGCGGCGGCCTGCGCCCCGAAAACCGCGGCGCCCGTTGCGGCGGCACCCCGGTACCCCTCCTTCATTTTTCCCGGCGTGCCCGGGATCCTCGCGCAGCAGCCCGCGCTCGTCGCGCGGCACGACGGAGCGTGGCGCTTTCTCCAGGCCGGCGACCTGCGTGCGGCGGAGCGCGAGTTCGCCTGGGTCACCGGGCAGCTCCCGACGTTTTTTCCGTCGCAGGTTGGACTCGGCTACGTCGCGCTCGCGCGCCGGGACTACCGCGAGGCGCTCGAGCGCTTTGAGCTGGGACTGGTCGTCGCGCCGAACTATCCGTCCGGGCTGGTCGGACGCGGCGAGGCGCTCCTCGGCCTCGGCCGCCAGGCGGAGGCGATCGTGAACTTCGAGGCGGCCACCGCCGCCGATCCCTCGCTCACCGAGCTGCGCGCGCGCGTCGAGTCGCTGCGCTTCCGCAATCTCGAGGACCAGGTCGCCTCCGCCCGGAGGGCGCGCGACGCGGGCCGGTTCGACGAGGCGGCCACCGCCTACGAGCGCGCGCTGGCCGCATCGCCGGAGAGCGGGTTCCTGTACCGCGAGCTGGCGATGGTCGAACAGCGGCGCGGCCGGCTGGAGCCGGCGCTTGCGCACGCGCAAAAGGCGATCGAACTGGATCCGTCGGACGTCCGCGCGCGCGTGCTGGCCGGGGAGGTCCTGGAGTCGCAGCGGCAGTTCACGGCAGCGATCGCCGAGTACGAGGCGGCTGCCGCGGTCGAGCCGAGCGACGAGCTGGCGAGGCGGATGGAAAGGGCGCGCGAGCGCGCGGCGCTCGCGGAACTTCCGCCCGAGTTTCAGAACATCCAGGCCGAGCCGATGATCACGCGCGCCCAGCTTGCGGCGCTCATCGGGGTCAGGTTGAACGATCTCCTCGAGCAGGCGACGCGACGCGAGACGCCGGTCATGACCGACACGCGCGGGAGCTGGGCCGCGCCCTGGATCATGGCGGTCGTCCGCGCCGGCATCATGGATCCGTATCCGAACCACACGTTCCAGCCGGGCGCGTACATCAGGCGCAACGACCTCGCCATGGCGATCAGCCGGCTGCTGGGAACAGTGGGGACCGCCAATCCGCGCGCGCTCGAGAGGTGGCGCGCGGCGCGCCCGAAATTCGACGACCTGCCGGCCACCCACTTGATCTACCCGGCCGCCGCCCTCGCCGTGGCCGCCGGCGTGCTGCCCGCGATCGACGGGAATACGTTTCAGCCTGGACGCGCGGTGTCAGGCGCCGAGGCGCTCGCGTCGCTCGAGCGCCTCGACGCGCTCTGGCGCGACGGCACGCGGCGCCGGTGA
- the hflX gene encoding GTPase HflX, giving the protein MQAADPEHALDELAGLAEAAGALVVLRLLQERPRPDPATFLGSGKVETLAAACADARVDVVIFDNELSPAQLRNLEERLRVKVVDRTQLILDIFAGRARTREGKLQVELAQLKYLMPRLVGAGTALSRLGGGIGTRGPGETKLETDRRRIRHRIASVSRDIDDVRRRRGQLRERRRKAAVATVALVGYTNAGKTTLFNALTGEAARASDALFVTLDPLVRRVKLPDRRQFLLSDTVGFIDRLPHQIVAAFRATLEEAAEAELLLHVIDASAPERERHIDTVRSVLLEIGASRVPAIEVFNKTDLLDPVERTRLQAMHPAGFCISALRGEGRAELLDAIASRLALDTARVTLEFGVDGADRSAIAELYRHGRVLRHLTSDKRVSIEAELPRRVLPRFAAYHS; this is encoded by the coding sequence ATGCAGGCCGCCGATCCGGAGCATGCGCTCGACGAGCTGGCCGGGCTCGCTGAAGCGGCCGGCGCGCTCGTCGTCCTGCGGCTGCTCCAGGAGCGCCCCAGGCCCGATCCCGCCACGTTTCTCGGCAGCGGGAAAGTGGAAACACTCGCCGCGGCATGCGCGGACGCGCGCGTGGACGTCGTGATTTTCGACAACGAGCTGTCGCCCGCGCAGCTCCGCAATCTCGAAGAACGCCTGCGTGTCAAAGTCGTCGATCGCACGCAGCTCATTCTGGACATCTTCGCCGGGCGGGCCCGCACGCGCGAGGGCAAGCTCCAGGTGGAGCTCGCGCAGCTCAAGTACCTCATGCCGCGGCTGGTCGGCGCAGGCACCGCGCTCTCGCGGCTGGGCGGCGGCATCGGGACTCGCGGACCGGGCGAGACCAAGCTCGAAACGGACCGGCGGCGGATTCGTCACCGCATCGCGTCGGTGTCCCGCGACATCGACGACGTGCGCCGGCGCCGCGGTCAGCTCCGCGAGCGCCGGCGCAAGGCGGCGGTCGCCACCGTGGCGCTCGTGGGGTATACCAACGCGGGCAAGACGACCCTGTTCAACGCGCTGACGGGCGAAGCGGCGCGCGCGTCGGACGCCCTGTTTGTGACGCTCGACCCGCTGGTGCGGCGCGTCAAGTTGCCGGACCGGCGCCAGTTCCTCCTTTCGGACACGGTCGGGTTCATCGACCGGCTGCCGCACCAGATCGTCGCCGCATTCCGGGCGACGCTCGAGGAGGCCGCCGAGGCGGAACTGCTGCTGCACGTCATCGACGCGTCGGCGCCCGAACGCGAGCGCCACATCGATACGGTGCGGAGCGTCCTGTTGGAGATCGGCGCGTCGCGCGTGCCGGCCATCGAGGTGTTCAACAAGACGGACCTGCTCGACCCTGTCGAGCGGACGCGGCTCCAGGCCATGCACCCCGCGGGATTCTGCATCTCGGCGCTGCGCGGGGAGGGACGCGCGGAACTGCTGGATGCGATCGCATCGCGACTCGCGCTCGATACGGCGCGCGTGACGCTGGAATTCGGCGTCGACGGGGCCGATCGCAGCGCGATCGCGGAGCTGTACCGTCACGGCCGCGTGCTGCGGCACCTGACGTCGGACAAACGCGTATCGATCGAAGCCGAGCTGCCGCGCCGCGTGCTGCCACGCTTCGCCGCCTATCATTCATGA